A genomic region of Papaver somniferum cultivar HN1 chromosome 7, ASM357369v1, whole genome shotgun sequence contains the following coding sequences:
- the LOC113298596 gene encoding CASP-like protein 5A2 has product MNVSHPTVHPIEAPPLTTTDGGGVVNEVPVRVRMTDVQGMPGTLGGLLLRICQFFFAVAALSVMTSTSDFASVTAFCYLVVAVALQSSWSLLLAMVDIYALLVCRCLRNSRVVVFFTIGDGITSTLTFAAACASAGITVLIGNDLNECGQNHCVRFETATAMAFLSWFTVSPSFLLNFWSLAAH; this is encoded by the exons ATGAACGTGAGTCATCCAACTGTTCACCCAATAGAAGCTCCACCACTTACAACGACTGATGGTGGTGGTGTAGTTAATGAAGTACCAGTTAGAGTAAGAATGACAGATGTTCAAGGCATGCCGGGGACTTTAGGAGGTCTTTTGTTAAGGATTTGTCAATTCTTTTTTGCAGTTGCTGCTCTTTCTGTTATGACTTCTACTAGTGATTTCGCTTCTGTAACAGCATTCTG TTACCTTGTTGTGGCGGTTGCGTTGCAAAGCTCGTGGAGTCTCTTGCTAGCCATGGTTGATATATATGCCCTTTTAGTGTGCCGTTGTTTGCGGAATTCTCGTGTTGTTGTTTTCTTCACCATTGGAGACGGG ATTACATCCACATTGACATTTGCTGCAGCATGTGCATCTGCAGGCATCACAGTACTCATTGGGAATGATCTCAATGAATGTGGCCAGAACCATTGTGTTAGGTTTGAGACCGCAACGGCAATGGCCTTCTTGAGTTGGTTCACCGTGTCACCATCATTTCTCTTAAACTTCTGGTCTTTGGCTGCTCATTGA